In a single window of the Marinibacterium anthonyi genome:
- the rcnA gene encoding Nickel/cobalt efflux system RcnA: MDLTGMIEAGGTNPVLLFVFALALGALHGLEPGHSKTMMAAYIIAIHGTVKQAVLLGVSAALSHSIIVWVLAIAALTWGNELIGERMEPWFMMLSGLMVLGIAAWMLRGVLRNRAHEAAHRAGHDHGHAHPHTHSNDHRHAHGTAHGHPRDHSHDQHARHTHDHHTPETAHMDAHARAHADDIRARLAAGRTGTWQTVLFGLSGGLIPCPAAITVFILCLHLGRMALGITLVSAFSIGLAATLVAVGIVAALGIKAISARTGRFDAVMAAAPWLSAALIALVGLLILFSGASHLVQHP; this comes from the coding sequence ATGGACCTGACCGGCATGATCGAGGCGGGCGGCACCAATCCGGTGCTTCTGTTCGTCTTCGCGCTGGCGCTTGGCGCGCTGCACGGGCTTGAGCCGGGACATTCCAAGACGATGATGGCGGCCTATATCATCGCCATCCATGGAACGGTGAAACAGGCGGTCCTGCTGGGCGTCTCGGCTGCGCTGTCGCATTCGATCATCGTCTGGGTGCTGGCCATCGCCGCCCTGACCTGGGGCAACGAACTGATCGGGGAAAGGATGGAGCCCTGGTTCATGATGCTGTCGGGCCTGATGGTGCTGGGCATCGCCGCGTGGATGTTGCGCGGGGTGCTGCGCAACAGGGCCCACGAGGCGGCGCATCGGGCGGGCCATGATCATGGGCACGCCCACCCCCACACCCATTCAAACGATCATCGTCACGCCCACGGGACCGCCCACGGGCATCCCCGTGATCATTCACACGACCAACATGCCCGTCACACCCATGACCATCACACCCCTGAAACGGCCCACATGGATGCCCATGCCCGCGCCCATGCGGACGACATCCGCGCCCGGCTTGCAGCGGGGCGCACGGGCACCTGGCAGACCGTCCTCTTCGGGCTGTCGGGCGGGCTGATCCCCTGTCCGGCGGCGATCACGGTGTTCATCCTGTGCCTGCACCTGGGCCGCATGGCGCTGGGGATCACCCTGGTCAGCGCCTTTTCCATCGGCCTTGCCGCCACCCTGGTGGCCGTCGGCATCGTCGCCGCATTGGGGATCAAGGCGATCTCGGCCCGGACGGGCCGGTTCGACGCGGTGATGGCCGCCGCGCCCTGGCTCTCGGCCGCACTGATCGCGCTGGTTGGCCTGCTGATCCTCTTCTCCGGCGCCAGCCACCTGGTCCAGCATCCGTAA